TATTCGGCTATTTACATCATCATAGATTAGAACAAGCACGAAAATTATTAGCAGCAGGAGAATTAAGTATTTCTCAAGCAGCTCGTAGCGTTGGTTTTTCTAGCCGTAGTTACTTCGCTACTGCTTTCAGAAAAAAATTTGGCATCAATCCCAAAGAATTTTTAACTCGTAATTCACGATTATCTCTTAAAATTGATGAATTGGCAGTGTAAGGACAGGAAAATTAAATAAACAGTTTTATTTTTAGTTTTTAAACTTTACGCATAAATTCAAATATGCAAATACAAGCATAAGGTGATTTTATAGCAACCGCCAAGGACGTTAGGAAATAAACTGATCATAAAAGTTAGACACCGAAAGGTTTTTACCCTACGGACCACGGACCACGGACCACTCCCCAGCTATACAACAAAAAATGCCAAAATTCCGTCTAGCGTTCAAAAAATTCCGTCTAGCGTTCAAAGCACTCATCCACATTCGAGAGATTTCCTGTAAGCTTCTTGATAGGAATTATAAATTAGAAAAGTAAAGGTTATTGGGTATTAGGTATTAGATATTAGATATTAATTAATTGGACTTCTTAATTCCTGTCCCCAGTACCCAGTCCTTTACCCCCAGTTACCTATTTGTGTGGTGAGTAGAGTAGAGTGATGTCAAATCAGTTACAAAAACTAGCTTGGATGGTCAGTTTAGCTTTGGTATTGGTTAACCCACCTGTTTCGGCTGAAGAGAACCAAAAACCAATAGGCAGACTTTCTCAATTAAATAACATAGAACAATCTGCGACAAGTATTCAGCAGTTGCTGGCTCAGTCTCTGATTCAGGTAACGGGTGTCAACTTACAAGCAACAGACACAGGGATAGAAGTAATCTTAGTAACTAATCAATCAGATAAACTCCAACTCACAAATCTGAGTGAAGGCAATAGCTATATTGTTGATCTTCTTAATTCCCAATTAAGCTTACCTAATGGTGATGTTGTCCGTCAAGAAAACCCCACTGCGGGAATCACTGAATTTACAGTTAGCAATTTGAATGCGAACACAATTCGCGTCACTGTAACGGGTGAAGCTAGTGCGCCACAAGTTCAGTTATTTGATAGTGACGAAGGTTTGATTTTTGGTGTTATTTCAACTGTGTCTACTACTCAAACACCACCAGTAGAAGAACAAGCAACTACTGAAACTCAAGAACCGATTGAATTATTAGTCACAGGTGAGCAAGATAGATACCGTGTACCCAGTGCTTCCACTGGAACTAGAACTGATACTCTCATCCGAGACATTCCTCAGACTATTCAAGTAGTTCCTGAACAAGTGATCAAAGATCAAAGAGTCACTCGTTTAAGAGATGCGCTGCTGAATATTGGTGGTGTGGTTCAAGATGGTGGGTTTGGTGGTACATCAGACCAAATTGGCATTCGGGGATTTTTTGCTGGTGGTACTTTGGGTGGAAGTATTTTAACTGATGGTTTTAAAGATGGACGACGTGGTATTAGAGAAACCGCCAACGTTGAACGGATAGAAGTTCTTAAAGGTCCAGCTTCAATTTTATATGGTGGTGTTGAACCGGGAGGAGTAATTAATTTAATTACAAAGCAGCCTCTAAAAGATCCCTACTATAATGCTGAATTGTCAGTGAGTAGTTTCTCCACATTCCGCCCTAGTATTGATATCTCTGGTCCACTAAATTCTGATAAAACTCTGCTCTATAGGCTCAATTCTGTTTACGAAACTTCCGATGGTTTCCGTGATTTTGATCAAGATATTCAAAGATTCTTTATTTCACCCACTTTAAAATGGGAAATTGGGCAAGCAACTAACTTAACGGTTCAATTTGACTATCTCAACGATGAGCGTCCGTTTGATCGGGGATTTTTAGCCTTTGGTGAGGGTATTCTGGATATACCTTTAGAACGAATATTGGGCGAACCAGATGATGTTAGCAAAATTGAAGAAATAGGTTTGAGCTATCGTTTAGAGCATAACTTTAACGATAATTGGAAAGTCCGTAATGCTTTCAGATATCAAAGTTCAGATACTTCTGATTATCGTGCTGAACCTGTCAGATTAAATGAAACAACAGGCATTCTCACACGGAACTTTAGATCCAATGATGATTATCAAGAAAATTATACTTTACAAACTGATGTAGTTGGTAAGTTTGCTACAGGCTCGATTAATCATACTCTTTTGTTTGGTGTTGACTTAGCTAGATCCACATCAGGAGGAACTCAAAGCCGAGCGCCAGGAGGAATTACACCCAGTATTGATGTATTCAATCCAGTTTACAACGCCGCACCTAGACCTGGTTTAGACGAATTAACTAACGTTGTGCGTAATAGCCAGGGTAGCACCGATGGTCTAGGAATTTTCTTGCAAAACCAAATAGCGTTTGCAGATAATTTAAAATTGCTTGTCGGTGGACGGTTTGATACTGTCGATCAAAACAGTACAGATTTACGGGATGGTTCTGAATTTGGTCGCTATGATTCCGCTTTCACTCCCAGATTGGGTATTGTTTATCAACCTATTGAACCTATTTCTCTTTATGCTAGTTATAGCCAATCATTTCAACCAAACTTTGGTACAAGACCAGATGGTTCAATTCTAGAAGCTGAACGGGGAACTCAGTATGAAGTAGGAGTAAAAGGTGAATTTTTGGATGGTAGATTAGCAGCTACTTTGGCAGCTTATCGTATTACAAAAACAAATATTGCCACAACTGATCTTGCTAATCCAGACTTTTTCAATTCTATAGGTGAACAACGCAACCAAGGTATTGAACTCAATGTGGCAGGAGAAATTAGTCCTGGTTGGAATGTGATCGCATCTTATTCCCATATTGATGCCGAGATTACCAAAGATAATGACGGTTTGCTGGGAAATAGTCCAGCTAATGTCCCATTTAATACAGCTAGTTTGTGGACAACTTACGAATTGCAACAGGGTGATTTGCAAGGGTTAGGTTTTGGTTTTGGTTTATTTTATGTAGGCGATCGCCAAGGTGACTTCAACAATACCTATATCATCCCTGGTTATCTCAGAACAGACGCAGCAATTTACTATCAACGTGATAATTGGCGGGCTGGGGTTAATATCCAAAATCTGTTTAATGAAAAGTATTTCCAAGGAGCAAATTTTGGGAGAGTAGCCATAGAACCGGGCGCACCATTAACAGTTATTGGTAGTTTTTCTGTGACATTTTAATTCTGAGGAAAATCAGGTATTTAGTAACCATCATGAATGACAGTTATATCAAATTCAAACGCTTAACTCGCTGCTGGCGATTGGCGATCGCAATATTTTGTACTTTATTGCTAACTGTAGCTTGTCATCATGGTGGTTCTCTACCTGTTAATGAACAAATAACAAACACAGCTTGTCGTGATGTTAAACACGCTGTGGGAATCACCTGTGTTCCCGAAAAATTTGAGCGACTGGTGACTTTAGATAATGCTTCCTTAGAAAATGCGATCGCATTAGGGGTTAAACCTATTGGTGCTGTTATTTCCGAATTCTCATCATACTTCCAGGATCAGCTAATAGGAGTCAATAACATCGGCAAAAGTGGTGAGCCTAATTTAGAAAGCATTCTTGGCATCAAACCAGACTTTATTTTAGGGTTTGCCTATCAGCAATCATTGTATTCTTTATTCTCACAAATAGCACCAACAGTTTTGTTGGGATTTCCACATAGTGGTACATGGAAAGAGGTATTTAACAATACTAGTGTGGCATTAAATAAGGAAAAAACTGCTCAAGAAGTAATAGAGAGTTATTACCGTCGCCTTGAAGATTTTAAGCAGCAAATGGGCAAAGATTTATCAAAAATCAAAGTTTCTGTAGTGCGTGTCTATCCAGATAAAATCAACCTTTACCTACTTGATTCCTTCTGCGGAACAGTCTTGCAAGATGCTGGATTATCTCGTCCAGAATCCCAAAATTATACTGCTTCAGAGTCTGTAAAATTATTTGGTAATCCGATTCAAATGTCTATAGGTAAAGAATTAATCGAAAAAGCCGATGGTGATGTTATATTTATCTGGACAAATGAAGAAAGTGATGCTAAAGGCAATCTAACAGCGCAAAGAAATTTAGAAAATCTCAAATCAAATCCCCTGTGGCAAAATTTAAAAGCTGTGCAAGAAAATAAAGTTTATTTAGTCCCAAGATACTGGATTGGTAGTGGTATGTTAGCTGCTAACGCAATTATTGATGATTTATTTAAGTATCTCATTAATCAATCATAATATTGATGAAAGCTTTATTTATGTGAATTTAGGGTTAAATATTTTGTTTATTTATTTTTTATCAAGTCGCCATGACACTTCATACCTTATTTGTTTGTAAATCGTGTAGTGCTGTTCTCTCTCACGAAGAAGCAGACGAACGCGCCGAAGGAAATCAACTATTGCTGAAGCTGCTGGAAGTGCAAAAAAACGATTCAATTTACAGCACTCTCAATATACAGCCGGTGGGGTGTTTGTGGACTTGCGTTAAAAAATATTCTTGTGCTGTCAGCTTTGTTTGTCCGCAAAAATATACATATCACTTTGTGGATTTGACACAGAACAGCATCACTGATTTGTTTCAATTCAGCCAGCTTTATCAAGAGAGTCAAGATGGATATGTTTTACCTGGGAAATTACCTGGAACACTTCGTTCTCATCTTTTAGTCCGCATCCCTCCCACACCAGAGACAAGGTAAATTATATCAATTCCGGTTGAATACTTACGAAACGCGAAAACTTGCCAAACTTTTGCTTTATCTCCCCTCCTCGCTTGCACCGGAGGGGCTAGGGGTGGGGTTTTATCTGGAAACAAATTACCCGAAGAAATCACCCCAGTATGGAAAGGACTAAAGTCCTTACTACAAACCTTCTTACTGGAAAATTTGATCAAATTTACCTTGGGCTTCTATTCTTCCTGCTTTCAAGACAATAATCTGGTCGGCGCGACGCAACACAGAAGGGCGATGCGAAACTACAAGACAGGTTGGTGTCCAAGAATTATCTTGCTGTTCAGAACTATTCACAAATATCCGCGACCATAACGCCAATTCTGTCTCCACATCCAAAGCGCTGGAAAGGTCGTCAAATACTAATAATTCCGGTTGACGGATAAACATTCGCGCTGCTGCTACTCGTTGCATTTGTCCACCAGAAAGTCGCACACCTTTGGAACCAACTAATGTTTCTAAGCTTTCATTCATAGTAGCTAAATCTTGTTCAAATACAGCCATATTTAAAGCTGTGGCGATATCTATTTCATTTTTAGACAAGCCCAACAAAATATTTTCGCGCAGGGTATAGCTAAATAGTTGCGGAATTTGGGGAGTATAAGCGCTGCGAGGTGGAACAAAGAAACTGGCGGTATTTTCTATAATATTCCCGTTCCAGTAAATTTCCCCACTTTGTTTAGGTAACAATCCTAATAACAAACGCAGTAATGTAGTTTTACCAGCACCAATATGACCAGTAATTACAGTTAAACTACCACGCTGAATTTCAAAGCTGATATCTGTAACTCCTTGGTTAGTACCAGGATAAATATAAGTTAGATGAGATATTCTCAAAGATTGGAGATTATCTGTCTCACTTTTACCAGGTTGTTTTATTACTGGTAAATCTTTCTGAAGACCATTCAAATCATTTAAATAAAGTTGATTGGGAGCTACTAAAATATATACTGATGCACCAGAGAGTAAACTAGCCATTCTTTCAAAAGACACTTCTGTGTGCTTAGACAACGCCATAAAACCACCAGCAGAAGTAAAAAAGCTGGTTACAAATGAGAGGTTATATACAAATAAAGCAAAGTCGCCTACTGTTAATTGATTCACACCACTCTGCATTAATTGAGAAGCTAACAGCAAAATTATTCCTGTCCCCAAATTAACCATATTTTGAAAGGAAGAATTGAGAATAGCGTTAAACAAACTATCCTTAATCATTGTCTGACGGCGTTGGTCATTTAAGGTGCGAAAATAATCCAACACATTTTTTTCTGCGCCAGCTACTTTAATCGCTTGAACTGAACCAAATATTTCACCTAATATTCCTGTAACTTTTTCGGTGGCTTTGCGGCTGGCTTTTCTGTACTTTTTGATCCGCGTTTCGGCTCGTTGCAGAATTGCTACCATTCCTACTAAAGGCAGAAATACAAACAGTGTCATCCGCACATTAATAGTCAATAAAACTACTAAACAAATAACAGCAAATATTCCTTCTCCTGAAACTTCTGATATCCATGCTACGTTGTCTTCTATTTGTTCAGCATCATCACGAAAATAGCTAATTATTTCACCTTGAGATACGGTTTTTTCTGAATTTTCATTCACAACTATTGGCTGTGATGTGGGATTTTCAAACAGGCGGTCTAACAAATTATGGCGCAGTAATGACCGCATCAGAAAACGGTGTTGGGTTTTGGTAACTCGCCCCGCAAATATAACTACTATATGTCCTAAGTTCAGTGCTAGTAATAATGCAATTAAGGCTAGAGGTGATAGTCCTAACTGTGTCTCGTTTGTTAAACGGTTGAAAAATTCGCGGATGATTAAGCCGGGTAGGGCTGGCAAACCCATAATTAATATCCAGTAGATGCTATCAAGGATATATAGTTTTGGTTTGTAGCGAATAAGTTGCCATATTAGTTCCCAATGTTTAGGCTTTTTTGTTGTTGTCATGATAGTTAGTAAAGAGAAGAACCTCACCCCAGCCCTCTCCTTAGTAAGGAGAGGGAGCATGATTTTTTTGCGGCTGTGCTGGATGAATTATATGAGAACTACGAACCGCAAAGTACGCATTGGCGCTAGCCTCTCCCTTTGGGAGAACTACACAAAGGAAGAAGGGAGGGCGTAAATAAATCAACTATTCTCATCTGATGAAAAGCCTATAAAATCAAATTTTTGACTTTTGACTTTTGATTTTTGACTTCCGCGCTGCGGTGTTAGGTTAATAAGTCGGTTAAGCCAGTTTGTAGTAACTGGGAAAAACGTGATTCGGGATTTTTAAGTAATTCTTCTCGTTGACCATATTCTCTAATTCGACCTTGCTCTAAAATTAATATTTGATTTGCTTTTTGTACGGTGGCTAAACGATGAGCAATAATGATGCCTGTACGTCCAGTTAGTAATTTATCAACGGCTTTTTCAATTAGTTTCTCGGTAATGGGGTCAAGGCGTGAGGAGGCTTCATCTAATATGACTAAACCAGGATCTTTGAGGAATACGCGCGTAAATGCGAGTAACTGCGCTTGTCCCGCAGATAAGCCGCTACTATCTGTCCCCAAATTTGTATCTAAGCCTTGGGGTAATAAATGCAACCATTGTGATAATCCTAATATTTCTAAGGTTTCATAGATGCGTTCGTCGCTAATATTCTGGTTAAAAAAGGTGAGATTATTTCGTACTGTTGTTTGAAACAGTTGTACATCCTGGGTGACTAATCCTATTTTTTGAGGTAAATCTGTTAAGTATGTCTGGTTAATTGGTACGCCACCCAAGTGAATTGAGCCTGATTTTGGGTCATACAATCTCAGTAATAACCGTGCTAGGGAAGATTTACCGCTACCTGTCCGCCCCAATAAACCCAAGATATGTCCAGCAGGTAAATTAAAGGATATGTCTTGCAGTACCAAATCTTCATCTTGGGATTTTCGGTCATTGTAGCTAAAGGAAAGGTGATCAAAGTTTACCGAAAGTGCGCCTTGAGGAAGTCTTTGTTCTCCTCCTGCACTGAGTTGGGATTTTTCTTGCAGTAAGTCTTGAATGCGGTAAATACTGGCTTCTGCTTGTTGCAGGTCTTCAAATTGGTTGCGAATTTGTTCAATGGGTTCGCTGAGTAAGTTTGTGTAGTAGTATAGTAAATATACTGTGCCGATAGTAATAATATTTTGACTCCAAAGGTAAGCACCAACGGTTAAAGCGATCGCAGTTCCTAATGCAAAGATACCGTTTGTCGTACTCCAAAGAATTGTACTGGCAAAGCGGGCTTGATGAAAGATGGGTAGCCAGCCTTGCAAAATTTTGTGGAAGCGTTGCATCACATAGCTTTTAGCACCATTGGCGCGAATGTCTTCCATTCCGGCTAATTGTTCCCCGACGAAACCAAAGAAATCAGCACTAATTTGGCGATAGGTTCTCCAATAGGGAACGGCTATGGAACGCAGACGTATTAAAGTTCCTAATGCTGTCAGGGAAAAAAAGGCGATCGCAATCCCAGCACGCCAATCTTCAGCAAATAGCACTACAATGACACCTGACATCAACAGCAAATTGCCCAAGATGTAAACGGTGAATTTGGAGAAGAATTGCGAAAGAGTCTGAACATCACCATCTACTCTCTCTAGTAATTCACCGGGTGTAGTGTATTTGTGAAAGGATAAGTCTAGTTGCAAACAATGCTCAACTAAGTCAGCGCGTAAGGCGTTGGTGGCTCTCCAGGCGACGTTTTCACCGTAGTAGGTAGCAGCAATGGTGATTAGTTGAGTTATTAAGGCTACACCTATAAATAGTAGGGCTGATATGAGTAGGTTTCGCCCAGAACCTCCTGCTACGGCTGTGTCAATGAAATAGCGCAGAATTTGGGGGTTGACTAATTGTAGTCCGATGCTGGCTAAGAGTGCGATCGCAAACTTAAGAACCCTGCCCTTTTGGGGTTGAAGATAATCTACAAGTAAATTCCAGTATTGCCGTAGTCCAATTTTCATAAAGCTTTAGCGGTCAGCAAGGCGGATTGTGGAG
The window above is part of the Nodularia spumigena CCY9414 genome. Proteins encoded here:
- a CDS encoding TonB-dependent receptor; translation: MSNQLQKLAWMVSLALVLVNPPVSAEENQKPIGRLSQLNNIEQSATSIQQLLAQSLIQVTGVNLQATDTGIEVILVTNQSDKLQLTNLSEGNSYIVDLLNSQLSLPNGDVVRQENPTAGITEFTVSNLNANTIRVTVTGEASAPQVQLFDSDEGLIFGVISTVSTTQTPPVEEQATTETQEPIELLVTGEQDRYRVPSASTGTRTDTLIRDIPQTIQVVPEQVIKDQRVTRLRDALLNIGGVVQDGGFGGTSDQIGIRGFFAGGTLGGSILTDGFKDGRRGIRETANVERIEVLKGPASILYGGVEPGGVINLITKQPLKDPYYNAELSVSSFSTFRPSIDISGPLNSDKTLLYRLNSVYETSDGFRDFDQDIQRFFISPTLKWEIGQATNLTVQFDYLNDERPFDRGFLAFGEGILDIPLERILGEPDDVSKIEEIGLSYRLEHNFNDNWKVRNAFRYQSSDTSDYRAEPVRLNETTGILTRNFRSNDDYQENYTLQTDVVGKFATGSINHTLLFGVDLARSTSGGTQSRAPGGITPSIDVFNPVYNAAPRPGLDELTNVVRNSQGSTDGLGIFLQNQIAFADNLKLLVGGRFDTVDQNSTDLRDGSEFGRYDSAFTPRLGIVYQPIEPISLYASYSQSFQPNFGTRPDGSILEAERGTQYEVGVKGEFLDGRLAATLAAYRITKTNIATTDLANPDFFNSIGEQRNQGIELNVAGEISPGWNVIASYSHIDAEITKDNDGLLGNSPANVPFNTASLWTTYELQQGDLQGLGFGFGLFYVGDRQGDFNNTYIIPGYLRTDAAIYYQRDNWRAGVNIQNLFNEKYFQGANFGRVAIEPGAPLTVIGSFSVTF
- a CDS encoding iron-siderophore ABC transporter substrate-binding protein; translation: MNDSYIKFKRLTRCWRLAIAIFCTLLLTVACHHGGSLPVNEQITNTACRDVKHAVGITCVPEKFERLVTLDNASLENAIALGVKPIGAVISEFSSYFQDQLIGVNNIGKSGEPNLESILGIKPDFILGFAYQQSLYSLFSQIAPTVLLGFPHSGTWKEVFNNTSVALNKEKTAQEVIESYYRRLEDFKQQMGKDLSKIKVSVVRVYPDKINLYLLDSFCGTVLQDAGLSRPESQNYTASESVKLFGNPIQMSIGKELIEKADGDVIFIWTNEESDAKGNLTAQRNLENLKSNPLWQNLKAVQENKVYLVPRYWIGSGMLAANAIIDDLFKYLINQS
- a CDS encoding DUF1636 domain-containing protein, encoding MTLHTLFVCKSCSAVLSHEEADERAEGNQLLLKLLEVQKNDSIYSTLNIQPVGCLWTCVKKYSCAVSFVCPQKYTYHFVDLTQNSITDLFQFSQLYQESQDGYVLPGKLPGTLRSHLLVRIPPTPETR
- a CDS encoding ATP-binding cassette domain-containing protein yields the protein MTTTKKPKHWELIWQLIRYKPKLYILDSIYWILIMGLPALPGLIIREFFNRLTNETQLGLSPLALIALLLALNLGHIVVIFAGRVTKTQHRFLMRSLLRHNLLDRLFENPTSQPIVVNENSEKTVSQGEIISYFRDDAEQIEDNVAWISEVSGEGIFAVICLVVLLTINVRMTLFVFLPLVGMVAILQRAETRIKKYRKASRKATEKVTGILGEIFGSVQAIKVAGAEKNVLDYFRTLNDQRRQTMIKDSLFNAILNSSFQNMVNLGTGIILLLASQLMQSGVNQLTVGDFALFVYNLSFVTSFFTSAGGFMALSKHTEVSFERMASLLSGASVYILVAPNQLYLNDLNGLQKDLPVIKQPGKSETDNLQSLRISHLTYIYPGTNQGVTDISFEIQRGSLTVITGHIGAGKTTLLRLLLGLLPKQSGEIYWNGNIIENTASFFVPPRSAYTPQIPQLFSYTLRENILLGLSKNEIDIATALNMAVFEQDLATMNESLETLVGSKGVRLSGGQMQRVAAARMFIRQPELLVFDDLSSALDVETELALWSRIFVNSSEQQDNSWTPTCLVVSHRPSVLRRADQIIVLKAGRIEAQGKFDQIFQ
- a CDS encoding ABC transporter ATP-binding protein; protein product: MKIGLRQYWNLLVDYLQPQKGRVLKFAIALLASIGLQLVNPQILRYFIDTAVAGGSGRNLLISALLFIGVALITQLITIAATYYGENVAWRATNALRADLVEHCLQLDLSFHKYTTPGELLERVDGDVQTLSQFFSKFTVYILGNLLLMSGVIVVLFAEDWRAGIAIAFFSLTALGTLIRLRSIAVPYWRTYRQISADFFGFVGEQLAGMEDIRANGAKSYVMQRFHKILQGWLPIFHQARFASTILWSTTNGIFALGTAIALTVGAYLWSQNIITIGTVYLLYYYTNLLSEPIEQIRNQFEDLQQAEASIYRIQDLLQEKSQLSAGGEQRLPQGALSVNFDHLSFSYNDRKSQDEDLVLQDISFNLPAGHILGLLGRTGSGKSSLARLLLRLYDPKSGSIHLGGVPINQTYLTDLPQKIGLVTQDVQLFQTTVRNNLTFFNQNISDERIYETLEILGLSQWLHLLPQGLDTNLGTDSSGLSAGQAQLLAFTRVFLKDPGLVILDEASSRLDPITEKLIEKAVDKLLTGRTGIIIAHRLATVQKANQILILEQGRIREYGQREELLKNPESRFSQLLQTGLTDLLT